A window from Suncus etruscus isolate mSunEtr1 chromosome 18, mSunEtr1.pri.cur, whole genome shotgun sequence encodes these proteins:
- the ID4 gene encoding DNA-binding protein inhibitor ID-4 yields MKAVSPVRPSGRKAPSGCCGAGSGGGDLALRCLAEHGVHSLGSGSAVAAAAAAAAAAAAAARCKAAEAGSEEPALCLQCDMNDCYSRLRRLVPTIPPHKKVSKVEILQHVIDYILDLQLALETHPALLRQPQAPPTPDTPHPAAAPPRTPLTALNPDPASAVNQQGDSILCR; encoded by the exons ATGAAGGCGGTGAGCCCGGTGCGCCCCTCGGGCCGCAAGGCGCCGTCGGGCTGCTGTGGCGCCGGCAGCGGCGGAGGGGATCTGGCGCTGCGCTGCCTGGCCGAGCACGGCGTGCACAGCCTGGGGTCCGGCTCGGCCGtggcggcagcggcagcggcggcggcggcggcggcggcggcagcgcgGTGCAAGGCGGCCGAGGCGGGCTCGGAGGAGCCGGCGCTGTGCCTGCAGTGCGATATGAACGACTGCTACAGCCGCCTGCGCCGGCTGGTGCCCACCATCCCGCCGCACAAGAAAGTCAGCAAAGTGGAGATCCTGCAGCACGTCATCGACTACATCCTGGACCTGCAGCTGGCCCTGGAGACGCACCCCGCGCTGCTCCGGCAGCCCCAGGCGCCGCCGACCCCCGACACCCCGCACCCCGCCGCCGCGCCCCCGCGGACCCCGCTCACCGCGCTCAACCCCGACCCG GCCAGCGCGGTGAACCAGCAAGGCGACAGCATTTTGTGCCGCTGA